TTGTTGCAACCTTTATGCCAAAGCCTCTTTACAATGAGGCAGGATCAGGAATGCATTTCCATCAGGTTCTTCTTAAGGATGGGTTGAACGCATTTTTCGAAAATGAGTCAAAGGGTTTTGAATTGACGGAAACTGCCCTTTCTTACATTGCTGGTTTGCTTATTCACTCTCCATCGCTTCTTGCAATTACAAACCCTTCAACAAATTCCTACAAAAGACTTTTTTCTGGTTTCGAGGCACCCAATAGGGCATTTTTCTCGTTCTCAAACAGAAAAGCTTCAATAAGAATTCCTGTTTATGTTAAAGATCCTCTTGAAAAGAGAATTGAGTTTAGACCACCTGATGCTACAGGAAATGTCTACCTTTCAATGTCGGCAATGCTTCTTGCAGGAATTGATGGTATCGAAAATAGTTTAAACCTTAAAGCAAAGAATCTTGATAGCGAAGACAGTGCAATTATGCTTCCAAAAAACCTCGAAGAAGCACTTACAAATCTCTCAAGTGATAATAAATACCTCACTAATAATGGTATTTTTGATAGGCGTTTTGTGAATGTGTGGATCGAAAGCAAATTGAAAGACGCAAATGAAGTAAATGCGCGTCCTCACCCATACGAAGTAGAACTCTATCTTGATTGCTAAAGCGAAACATAAAATACTTAAAGCCCTGCGCTTAAAATCAGGGCTTTTTTATTTACGGCAATAAATCGTTTTGAAATTGGTCTGAAATGGTGGGCTTCTGGTAAACACAGTTTGAGGCTGTGTAGTCAAAAGCTTCTTCAACAGTTATTTTTCCTTCCTTAGGATTTGTGTCTGCTTTTTCACTAATCATTCCTTCCACAACGAAATAATAGGTGAATTGACCATGCCCGAGATCTGAAAACTCATAACTTACGCCAGACTCTGAACATGCCATATTTATGACTCTTCCTGTTAAAGCAAGATCAGTCATTCCGCCAGAAAGGCAAGAGTCGAAAGCAAAAATAATCCTGTTTGTAGCAAAGCCATCAAAAAGTTGCTTTAGTTCGCCGTCCCAAAGATAATCAAAATTGCCATCGTTTTCCCAGATCACGATTGATTCATCAATATTTTCGTTGTCTCCGTCATCTGCCT
The window above is part of the Caldisericum sp. genome. Proteins encoded here:
- a CDS encoding caspase family protein; the encoded protein is NEGKPIHATDIEIVKKSSIKGKPVGGKPTTTAATGILGATCTGTKYAIVIGINDYPGDSSDLQYCVADAESMKQASTGKYGYPEGNIVFLTNGNANRASIESAITSLKAKVGKDDEVFFFFSEHGAKGKADDGDNENIDESIVIWENDGNFDYLWDGELKQLFDGFATNRIIFAFDSCLSGGMTDLALTGRVINMACSESGVSYEFSDLGHGQFTYYFVVEGMISEKADTNPKEGKITVEEAFDYTASNCVYQKPTISDQFQNDLLP